From Acidobacteriota bacterium, one genomic window encodes:
- a CDS encoding MOSC domain-containing protein, whose protein sequence is MSIQRFPGSRRPMQSVNPARLIKDFGMEKDHHARTGSERQLLLIEEETLQSMNLPIGEVRENLTTRGIVLTGLENGSILQIGSEVRLRITKPCLPCSRMDEIRAGLQRELEGRRGVLARVESGGSISVGDPIRTL, encoded by the coding sequence GTGAGCATCCAGAGGTTTCCCGGGTCGCGCCGGCCCATGCAGTCGGTCAATCCGGCCAGGCTCATTAAGGATTTCGGTATGGAGAAAGATCATCACGCAAGGACAGGGAGCGAACGCCAGCTCCTCCTCATCGAAGAGGAGACCCTGCAATCCATGAACCTGCCCATCGGTGAAGTCAGGGAGAACCTGACCACTCGCGGAATCGTCCTGACCGGCCTCGAAAACGGAAGCATCCTCCAGATCGGGTCGGAGGTGCGGCTGCGGATCACCAAGCCCTGCCTGCCATGCAGCCGCATGGACGAGATTCGGGCCGGTCTGCAGCGGGAGCTGGAGGGACGCCGGGGCGTGCTCGCAAGGGTCGAATCCGGTGGCTCCATCTCGGTGGGGGATCCGATCCGGACTCTGTGA